In Euwallacea similis isolate ESF13 chromosome 17, ESF131.1, whole genome shotgun sequence, a single window of DNA contains:
- the gek gene encoding serine/threonine-protein kinase Genghis Khan isoform X3, which translates to MIHSLLPIGNTMGDFDVSETAGAVAERRLRQLETLYLSGPLAAHGQALSVETLIDVMLVLYDECCISSLRKEKTVSDFLEYVKPVANAAKTLRLTRDDFEIVKVIGRGAFGEVCVVKLRGSEKVFAMKILNKWEMLKRAETACFKEERDVLVFGDRRWITHLHYAFQDESNLYLVMDYYCGGDLLTLLSKFEDRLPEDMARFYIAEMVLAVDSIHRLKYVHRDIKPDNVLLDANGHIRLADFGSCLKLNDDGMVQSNVAVGTPDYISPEILRAMEDGQGRYGPECDWWSLGVCMYEMLFGETPFYAESLVETYGKIMNHKNCFDFAMDVDVSDAAKDLIKRLICSQEFRLGQNGIDDFKGHPWFEGVDWDGIRDSNAPYVPEVSSPTDTSNFDVDDADIRLSDALPPTANSAFTGLHLPFVGFTFTQGSYICDLSNLYSFNSSTTTTMTEKQNQRNDIMSLGQATNQQNQRPIENEKQRTSPDGTRKLQDEINMLTKRNCELESQLRSLETTDTLDGGDKVRVRELEKLIRALKQEKDEATKDKQDLQEKLKFQDKELKDAVAQKKLAMSEYAEVTDKLSELRAQKQKISRQVRDKEEELETVMQKVDALRNDIRRAEKLRRELESRVEEAQAEATKERKLRERSEEYCRQMQAESDRLRVRSEHSPRDQQDTLRLKAELEKLEVQYNESLTQQQTRYNMELTSLREQLQEAESHRDLLERELSESVSRLQSERATLESEYEVLRSKQDALGQWESQLTEIIQWVSDEKDARAYLQALATKMTEELDYLKHAGVPNSVGGPDKNWRNRRSQKLDKMELLNLQSSLQSEIQAKQAISEDLSKTREALLAAQKDLREYRQRSEALSLELKRKEKQMKDLQNRLDSEGSSIGISSFIKRHVPKVLERPSSQMSYLDQFLKETNSSSIQNMYDNVPPQLYQGGSLESEDGDIEDNRAPSIVSSKSNLSEVSVHESPSSMKHKAHQFLVRTFSSPTKCSHCTSLMVGLMRQGMVCEICGFTCHTSCCPHVPSVCPVPPDQTKRPLGIDPTRGIGTAYEGYVKVPKQGGVKRGWVRQFVVVCDFKLFLYDISADRNALPSVHVAQVLDMRDTQFSVSSVKDSDVIHANKKDIPCIFKITTSLMEPPGPRNSMLMLADSEAEKNKWVVALAELHRIMKRNNLPNTTVLLARELIDNSLAMLKNTLSSAIIDPDRIVLGTEEGLYCLDLDRTEIARVGEGKKIFQIEYISEEHLLVVVSGKQRQVRLVPIRALDGDDTEWIKVTESKGCAVLTVGPVLRAPLTFCLCIAIKKQNSSVIIIYEITRTRTRHQRVHEIGIPVSVQALQILSDGRLCVGSPSCFTVYNIQSGDSFISLLHPENPLYATITCSAVDALRVIELPRREYLLVFGTLAAYVDKHGRKSRDREIMYPAVPTAISYRDGHLVVYSETHIDIFNCATGEWVQTLNIKRAKPLNDSGSLTLCILHDLPHLLYLSNVHQRELLNLENIVALDTEGRVVQKPRRRFSIREGNRSTRTNTDRRSKLISAPTNFNHISHVGPGDSIQQQRLIDLTTSLVDQLPDQASYGPPTPQPRPTKQAPLPPVPSSGKSRPHLEISNPMPLRPAPPVYNGAKRAAPPRPRDLPPALPRPSDTSPSPDPASIGSMSSLQDIIKATEAKSSPRHSIASNNSSNLSTPPSPQADHHNSSSYDS; encoded by the exons TCAG GACGAGTCAAATCTATATCTCGTTATGGATTATTATTGTGGGGGCGATTTGTTAACATTATTGAGCAAATTCGAAGATCGTCTTCCAGAGGATATGGCGAGGTTTTATATCGCGGAAATGGTACTTGCCGTCGATTCGATACATAGACTGAAATATGTACATCG GGATATAAAGCCAGACAACGTTCTTTTAGATGCTAATGGACATATTAGGTTAGCAGATTTTGGTAGTTGTTTGAAATTGAACGATGATGGCATGGTGCAATCAAATGTAGCTGTAGGAACCCCTGACTATATTTCACCCGAAATTTTGAGG GCCATGGAAGATGGTCAGGGGAGATATGGACCTGAGTGTGATTGGTGGTCATTAG gtgtatgtatgtatgaaaTGCTGTTTGGCGAAACGCCATTTTATGCAGAAAGTCTAGTCGAAACTTACGGTAAGATAATGAATCACAAAAACTGCTTCGATTTCGCGATGGATGTGGACGTGTCCGACGCCGCGAAGGATCTCATCAAACGATTGATTTGCAGTCAGGAATTTAGGTTAGGTCAAAACGGGATAGATGATTTCAAA GGTCATCCGTGGTTTGAGGGGGTCGATTGGGATGGAATCCGGGATAGTAACGCACCCTATGTCCCTGAAGTGTCCAGTCCCACGGACACCTCGAATTTTGATGTTGATGACGCAGATATTCGGTTATCTGATGCTCTACCACCCACTGCCAATAGCGCCTTTACAGGTCTTCATTTGCCTTTTGTTGGGTTTACCTTTACTCAAGGAAG ctATATTTGCGACTTGAGTAATTTGTACTCATTTAATTCGTCGACCACGACAACAAtgactgaaaaacaaaatcaaaggAATGATATAATGTCACTAGGTCAAGCAACTAACCAACAAAACCAG CGACCTAtagaaaacgaaaaacaacGAACATCTCCTGACGGCACTAGAAAACTTCAAGATGAAATCAACATGTTGACAAAGCGAAATTGTGAACTGGAGTCGCAACTGCGCAGCCTGGAGACCACAGATACTTTGGACGGAGGCGACAAAG TGAGAGTCCGCGAGTTGGAAAAACTGATAAGAGCGTTAAAACAAGAGAAGGATGAAGCAACGAAGGACAAACAGGACCTTCAAGAGAAACTGAAGTTCCAGGATAAAGAGCTTAAAGATGCCGTGGCGCAAAAGAAATTAGCTATGTCGGAGTATGCTGAAGTTACCGATAAGCTTTCGGAATTACGGGCGCAGAAGCAGAAAATTTCTCGACAG GTTCGGGACAAAGAAGAGGAATTAGAGACTGTGATGCAAAAAGTAGACGCACTGCGCAACGATATTAGGCGCGCCGAGAAACTCAGGAGGGAATTGGAATCCAGAGTAGAAGAGGCACAGGCAGAAGCGACGAAAGAGCGAAAACTGAG AGAAAGATCTGAGGAATACTGCAGGCAAATGcaggccgaatcggacaggcTCAGAGTGCGATCCGAGCACAGCCCTAGGGACCAACAAGATACTCTAAGGTTGAAGGCTGAATTAGAAAAACTGGAG GTGCAATATAACGAAAGCTTAACGCAGCAGCAAACTCGGTATAACATGGAATTGACATCCCTTCGGGAACAACTACAGGAAGCCGAATCGCATCGAGATCTGTTAGAAAGAGAG ttaaGTGAATCAGTGAGCAGGCTTCAATCCGAACGCGCCACCTTGGAATCAGAGTACGAGGTCTTGCGATCCAAGCAGGATGCCTTGGGACAATGGGAGTCGCAACTGACGGAAATCATCCAATGGGTCAGTGACGAAAAAGATGCACGGGCGTATCTCCAGGCTTTGGCCACTAAAATGACAGAGGAGTTGGACTACCTGAAACATGCGG GTGTACCAAATAGCGTCGGTGGCCCCGACAAGAACTGGAGGAACAGACGGTCTCAGAAACTCGATAAAATGGAGTTACTCAATTTACAGAGTTCTTTACAGAGCGAAATTCAAGCCAAACAAGCAATAAGCGAAGATCTTAGTAAAACAAGAGAAGCCCTTCTAGCGGCCCAAAA GGACCTCCGCGAATATCGACAACGAAGCGAGGCCTTATCGCTTGAATTGAAACGAAAAGAGAAGCAAATGAAAGACCTTCAAAATAGACTGGACTCAGAAGGAT CAAGCATAGGAATTTCTTCATTCATCAAACGTCACGTACCGAAGG TTCTGGAACGACCGTCGTCACAAATGTCATACCTGGATCAATTCCTGAAGGAAACTAACTCCTCCTCCATTCAAAATATGTATGATAACGTACCGCCGCAATTGTACCAGGGAGGTTCGCTCGAATCCGAGGATGGTGATATCGAAGATAATAGAGCACCTAGTATAGTGAGTTCCAAGAGCAATTTGTCAGAAGTCAGTGTG CACGAGTCTCCGTCCTCAATGAAACATAAGGCGCATCAATTTCTGGTGCGTACATTTTCTAGTCCGACGAAGTGTAGTCATTGTACGTCATTGATGGTGGGTTTGATGCGGCAAGGCATGGTGTGTGAGATATGCGGGTTCACCTGTCATACGTCATGCTGTCCACATGTTCCCTCAGTGTGTCCGGTACCGCCTGATCaga CCAAACGACCATTGGGAATTGACCCAACTAGGGGAATAGGGACAGCTTATGAAGGCTATGTTAAAGTTCCTAAACAAGGCGGTGTAAAAAGGG gTTGGGTCCGTCAATTTGTGGTAGTCTGCGACTTTAAACTCTTCCTATATGACATATCGGCGGATCGCAATGCCTTACCTAGTGTTCATGTAGCACAGGTTTTAGATATGCGCGACACTCAGTTTAGCGTTAGCAGCGTGAAAGATTCCGACGTCATTCATGCGAATAAAAAGGACATCCCTTGCATTTTTAAG ATTACCACTTCCCTAATGGAACCACCGGGACCAAGAAACTCAATGCTTATGTTGGCAGATTCGGAGGCGGAAAAGAACAAGTGGGTTGTAGCGTTGGCGGAACTGCATCGTATCATGAAACGAAACAACTTGCCTAATACCACAGTGCTTTTGGCTCGGGAGCTGATAGACAACTCCTTGGCAATGCTCAAGAATACCCTAAGTTCAGCTATAATAGATCCTGATCGGATAGTTTTAG GAACTGAAGAGGGTCTCTACTGCCTAGATTTAGACAGGACCGAAATTGCTAGGGTAGGGGAGGGGAAGAAGATCTTCCAAATAGAATATATTAGTGAGGAGCATTTATTA GTTGTGGTTAGTGGCAAACAGCGTCAAGTGAGATTAGTGCCTATAAGAGCTTTAGACGGTGACGACACAGAATGGATTAAAGTGACGGAAAGCAAGGGATGTGCAGTATTAACTGTTGGCCCTGTTCTACGAGCTCCTTTGACGTTCTGTTTGTGTATTGCCATAAAAAAACAA AATTCCTCAGTAATCATTATTTACGAAATAACAAGAACGAGAACGAGACACCAAAGAGTACACGAAATCGGCATCCCAGTTAGCGTTCAAGCGCTTCAGATACTTTCAGATGGTCGGCTGTGTGTTGGATCACCATCCTGTTTCACTGTATATAATATTCAGAGCGGAGATTCGTTTATTT CTCTGCTACACCCAGAAAATCCTCTATACGCCACCATAACCTGCAGTGCAGTGGACGCCTTGAGAGTGATAGAACTTCCGAGGCGAGAGTACCTGTTGGTATTCGGAACTTTGGCTGCTTACGTCGATAAGCACGGTCGCAAGTCCCGAGATCGAGAGATTATGTATCCCGCGGTGCCCACTGCCATta gTTATAGAGACGGCCATCTGGTAGTTTATAGCGAAACCCACATAGACATATTCAATTGCGCGACCGGAGAATGGGTTCAAACTCTTAATATCAAAAGGGCAAAGCCCTTAAACGATAGCGGGAGTCTCACTTTGTGTATCTTGCACGACCTACCGCATCTCCTGTATCTGTCTAATGTCCATCAAA GAGAGTTATTAAATTTGGAGAACATAGTTGCTTTAGATACAGAAGGCCGAGTGGTACAAAAACCAAGGAGGAGATTTTCAATTAGAGAGGGAAATCGATCCACAAGGAC aaatacGGATAGGCGTTCTAAGCTGATATCGGCACCGACGAATTTTAATCATATTAGCCATGTAGGGCCAGGCGATAGTATCCAGCAACAAAGACTGATCGATTTAACTACGAGCCTTGTCGACCAACTTCCCGATCAAGCTTCATATGGACCACCTACGCCTCAGCCCAGG cccACGAAACAAGCACCCTTACCTCCAGTTCCTTCTTCGGGTAAGTCGAGACCACACCTAGAAATCTCAAATCCTATGCCATTGCGGCCGGCACCGCCCGTCTACAATGGCGCCAAAAGGGCGGCACCGCCGCGTCCCCGCGATCTGCCACCGGCGTTGCCACGACCTTCGGATACGTCTCCGTCGCCCGATCCTGCTAGCATAGGCAGTATGTCGTCATTACAAGACATCATTAAG GCAACAGAGGCGAAAAGCAGCCCCCGTCACTCAATCGCCAGCAACAACAGTTCGAATCTTTCCACCCCGCCATCGCCGCAGGCAGACCACCACAATAGTTCCAGTTACGACAGTTAA
- the gek gene encoding serine/threonine-protein kinase Genghis Khan isoform X1 gives MIHSLLPIGNTMGDFDVSETAGAVAERRLRQLETLYLSGPLAAHGQALSVETLIDVMLVLYDECCISSLRKEKTVSDFLEYVKPVANAAKTLRLTRDDFEIVKVIGRGAFGEVCVVKLRGSEKVFAMKILNKWEMLKRAETACFKEERDVLVFGDRRWITHLHYAFQDESNLYLVMDYYCGGDLLTLLSKFEDRLPEDMARFYIAEMVLAVDSIHRLKYVHRDIKPDNVLLDANGHIRLADFGSCLKLNDDGMVQSNVAVGTPDYISPEILRAMEDGQGRYGPECDWWSLGVCMYEMLFGETPFYAESLVETYGKIMNHKNCFDFAMDVDVSDAAKDLIKRLICSQEFRLGQNGIDDFKGHPWFEGVDWDGIRDSNAPYVPEVSSPTDTSNFDVDDADIRLSDALPPTANSAFTGLHLPFVGFTFTQGSYICDLSNLYSFNSSTTTTMTEKQNQRNDIMSLGQATNQQNQRPIENEKQRTSPDGTRKLQDEINMLTKRNCELESQLRSLETTDTLDGGDKVRVRELEKLIRALKQEKDEATKDKQDLQEKLKFQDKELKDAVAQKKLAMSEYAEVTDKLSELRAQKQKISRQVRDKEEELETVMQKVDALRNDIRRAEKLRRELESRVEEAQAEATKERKLRERSEEYCRQMQAESDRLRVRSEHSPRDQQDTLRLKAELEKLEVQYNESLTQQQTRYNMELTSLREQLQEAESHRDLLERELQSLKEKWEKSKLESIADTEQTLVELNRRHERDKQILGEENKKLSSNVQFLSESVSRLQSERATLESEYEVLRSKQDALGQWESQLTEIIQWVSDEKDARAYLQALATKMTEELDYLKHAGVPNSVGGPDKNWRNRRSQKLDKMELLNLQSSLQSEIQAKQAISEDLSKTREALLAAQKDLREYRQRSEALSLELKRKEKQMKDLQNRLDSEGSSIGISSFIKRHVPKVLERPSSQMSYLDQFLKETNSSSIQNMYDNVPPQLYQGGSLESEDGDIEDNRAPSIVSSKSNLSEVSVHESPSSMKHKAHQFLVRTFSSPTKCSHCTSLMVGLMRQGMVCEICGFTCHTSCCPHVPSVCPVPPDQTKRPLGIDPTRGIGTAYEGYVKVPKQGGVKRGWVRQFVVVCDFKLFLYDISADRNALPSVHVAQVLDMRDTQFSVSSVKDSDVIHANKKDIPCIFKITTSLMEPPGPRNSMLMLADSEAEKNKWVVALAELHRIMKRNNLPNTTVLLARELIDNSLAMLKNTLSSAIIDPDRIVLGTEEGLYCLDLDRTEIARVGEGKKIFQIEYISEEHLLVVVSGKQRQVRLVPIRALDGDDTEWIKVTESKGCAVLTVGPVLRAPLTFCLCIAIKKQNSSVIIIYEITRTRTRHQRVHEIGIPVSVQALQILSDGRLCVGSPSCFTVYNIQSGDSFISLLHPENPLYATITCSAVDALRVIELPRREYLLVFGTLAAYVDKHGRKSRDREIMYPAVPTAISYRDGHLVVYSETHIDIFNCATGEWVQTLNIKRAKPLNDSGSLTLCILHDLPHLLYLSNVHQRELLNLENIVALDTEGRVVQKPRRRFSIREGNRSTRTNTDRRSKLISAPTNFNHISHVGPGDSIQQQRLIDLTTSLVDQLPDQASYGPPTPQPRPTKQAPLPPVPSSGKSRPHLEISNPMPLRPAPPVYNGAKRAAPPRPRDLPPALPRPSDTSPSPDPASIGSMSSLQDIIKATEAKSSPRHSIASNNSSNLSTPPSPQADHHNSSSYDS, from the exons TCAG GACGAGTCAAATCTATATCTCGTTATGGATTATTATTGTGGGGGCGATTTGTTAACATTATTGAGCAAATTCGAAGATCGTCTTCCAGAGGATATGGCGAGGTTTTATATCGCGGAAATGGTACTTGCCGTCGATTCGATACATAGACTGAAATATGTACATCG GGATATAAAGCCAGACAACGTTCTTTTAGATGCTAATGGACATATTAGGTTAGCAGATTTTGGTAGTTGTTTGAAATTGAACGATGATGGCATGGTGCAATCAAATGTAGCTGTAGGAACCCCTGACTATATTTCACCCGAAATTTTGAGG GCCATGGAAGATGGTCAGGGGAGATATGGACCTGAGTGTGATTGGTGGTCATTAG gtgtatgtatgtatgaaaTGCTGTTTGGCGAAACGCCATTTTATGCAGAAAGTCTAGTCGAAACTTACGGTAAGATAATGAATCACAAAAACTGCTTCGATTTCGCGATGGATGTGGACGTGTCCGACGCCGCGAAGGATCTCATCAAACGATTGATTTGCAGTCAGGAATTTAGGTTAGGTCAAAACGGGATAGATGATTTCAAA GGTCATCCGTGGTTTGAGGGGGTCGATTGGGATGGAATCCGGGATAGTAACGCACCCTATGTCCCTGAAGTGTCCAGTCCCACGGACACCTCGAATTTTGATGTTGATGACGCAGATATTCGGTTATCTGATGCTCTACCACCCACTGCCAATAGCGCCTTTACAGGTCTTCATTTGCCTTTTGTTGGGTTTACCTTTACTCAAGGAAG ctATATTTGCGACTTGAGTAATTTGTACTCATTTAATTCGTCGACCACGACAACAAtgactgaaaaacaaaatcaaaggAATGATATAATGTCACTAGGTCAAGCAACTAACCAACAAAACCAG CGACCTAtagaaaacgaaaaacaacGAACATCTCCTGACGGCACTAGAAAACTTCAAGATGAAATCAACATGTTGACAAAGCGAAATTGTGAACTGGAGTCGCAACTGCGCAGCCTGGAGACCACAGATACTTTGGACGGAGGCGACAAAG TGAGAGTCCGCGAGTTGGAAAAACTGATAAGAGCGTTAAAACAAGAGAAGGATGAAGCAACGAAGGACAAACAGGACCTTCAAGAGAAACTGAAGTTCCAGGATAAAGAGCTTAAAGATGCCGTGGCGCAAAAGAAATTAGCTATGTCGGAGTATGCTGAAGTTACCGATAAGCTTTCGGAATTACGGGCGCAGAAGCAGAAAATTTCTCGACAG GTTCGGGACAAAGAAGAGGAATTAGAGACTGTGATGCAAAAAGTAGACGCACTGCGCAACGATATTAGGCGCGCCGAGAAACTCAGGAGGGAATTGGAATCCAGAGTAGAAGAGGCACAGGCAGAAGCGACGAAAGAGCGAAAACTGAG AGAAAGATCTGAGGAATACTGCAGGCAAATGcaggccgaatcggacaggcTCAGAGTGCGATCCGAGCACAGCCCTAGGGACCAACAAGATACTCTAAGGTTGAAGGCTGAATTAGAAAAACTGGAG GTGCAATATAACGAAAGCTTAACGCAGCAGCAAACTCGGTATAACATGGAATTGACATCCCTTCGGGAACAACTACAGGAAGCCGAATCGCATCGAGATCTGTTAGAAAGAGAG CTTCAATCATTGAAAGAGAAGTGGGAAAAATCGAAACTCGAGTCGATAGCAGACACTGAGCAGACCTTAGTGGAGCTGAACAGGAGGCATGAAAGAGATAAGCAAATATTAGGCGAAGAGAACAAGAAGTTGTCATCAAATGTTCAGTTt ttaaGTGAATCAGTGAGCAGGCTTCAATCCGAACGCGCCACCTTGGAATCAGAGTACGAGGTCTTGCGATCCAAGCAGGATGCCTTGGGACAATGGGAGTCGCAACTGACGGAAATCATCCAATGGGTCAGTGACGAAAAAGATGCACGGGCGTATCTCCAGGCTTTGGCCACTAAAATGACAGAGGAGTTGGACTACCTGAAACATGCGG GTGTACCAAATAGCGTCGGTGGCCCCGACAAGAACTGGAGGAACAGACGGTCTCAGAAACTCGATAAAATGGAGTTACTCAATTTACAGAGTTCTTTACAGAGCGAAATTCAAGCCAAACAAGCAATAAGCGAAGATCTTAGTAAAACAAGAGAAGCCCTTCTAGCGGCCCAAAA GGACCTCCGCGAATATCGACAACGAAGCGAGGCCTTATCGCTTGAATTGAAACGAAAAGAGAAGCAAATGAAAGACCTTCAAAATAGACTGGACTCAGAAGGAT CAAGCATAGGAATTTCTTCATTCATCAAACGTCACGTACCGAAGG TTCTGGAACGACCGTCGTCACAAATGTCATACCTGGATCAATTCCTGAAGGAAACTAACTCCTCCTCCATTCAAAATATGTATGATAACGTACCGCCGCAATTGTACCAGGGAGGTTCGCTCGAATCCGAGGATGGTGATATCGAAGATAATAGAGCACCTAGTATAGTGAGTTCCAAGAGCAATTTGTCAGAAGTCAGTGTG CACGAGTCTCCGTCCTCAATGAAACATAAGGCGCATCAATTTCTGGTGCGTACATTTTCTAGTCCGACGAAGTGTAGTCATTGTACGTCATTGATGGTGGGTTTGATGCGGCAAGGCATGGTGTGTGAGATATGCGGGTTCACCTGTCATACGTCATGCTGTCCACATGTTCCCTCAGTGTGTCCGGTACCGCCTGATCaga CCAAACGACCATTGGGAATTGACCCAACTAGGGGAATAGGGACAGCTTATGAAGGCTATGTTAAAGTTCCTAAACAAGGCGGTGTAAAAAGGG gTTGGGTCCGTCAATTTGTGGTAGTCTGCGACTTTAAACTCTTCCTATATGACATATCGGCGGATCGCAATGCCTTACCTAGTGTTCATGTAGCACAGGTTTTAGATATGCGCGACACTCAGTTTAGCGTTAGCAGCGTGAAAGATTCCGACGTCATTCATGCGAATAAAAAGGACATCCCTTGCATTTTTAAG ATTACCACTTCCCTAATGGAACCACCGGGACCAAGAAACTCAATGCTTATGTTGGCAGATTCGGAGGCGGAAAAGAACAAGTGGGTTGTAGCGTTGGCGGAACTGCATCGTATCATGAAACGAAACAACTTGCCTAATACCACAGTGCTTTTGGCTCGGGAGCTGATAGACAACTCCTTGGCAATGCTCAAGAATACCCTAAGTTCAGCTATAATAGATCCTGATCGGATAGTTTTAG GAACTGAAGAGGGTCTCTACTGCCTAGATTTAGACAGGACCGAAATTGCTAGGGTAGGGGAGGGGAAGAAGATCTTCCAAATAGAATATATTAGTGAGGAGCATTTATTA GTTGTGGTTAGTGGCAAACAGCGTCAAGTGAGATTAGTGCCTATAAGAGCTTTAGACGGTGACGACACAGAATGGATTAAAGTGACGGAAAGCAAGGGATGTGCAGTATTAACTGTTGGCCCTGTTCTACGAGCTCCTTTGACGTTCTGTTTGTGTATTGCCATAAAAAAACAA AATTCCTCAGTAATCATTATTTACGAAATAACAAGAACGAGAACGAGACACCAAAGAGTACACGAAATCGGCATCCCAGTTAGCGTTCAAGCGCTTCAGATACTTTCAGATGGTCGGCTGTGTGTTGGATCACCATCCTGTTTCACTGTATATAATATTCAGAGCGGAGATTCGTTTATTT CTCTGCTACACCCAGAAAATCCTCTATACGCCACCATAACCTGCAGTGCAGTGGACGCCTTGAGAGTGATAGAACTTCCGAGGCGAGAGTACCTGTTGGTATTCGGAACTTTGGCTGCTTACGTCGATAAGCACGGTCGCAAGTCCCGAGATCGAGAGATTATGTATCCCGCGGTGCCCACTGCCATta gTTATAGAGACGGCCATCTGGTAGTTTATAGCGAAACCCACATAGACATATTCAATTGCGCGACCGGAGAATGGGTTCAAACTCTTAATATCAAAAGGGCAAAGCCCTTAAACGATAGCGGGAGTCTCACTTTGTGTATCTTGCACGACCTACCGCATCTCCTGTATCTGTCTAATGTCCATCAAA GAGAGTTATTAAATTTGGAGAACATAGTTGCTTTAGATACAGAAGGCCGAGTGGTACAAAAACCAAGGAGGAGATTTTCAATTAGAGAGGGAAATCGATCCACAAGGAC aaatacGGATAGGCGTTCTAAGCTGATATCGGCACCGACGAATTTTAATCATATTAGCCATGTAGGGCCAGGCGATAGTATCCAGCAACAAAGACTGATCGATTTAACTACGAGCCTTGTCGACCAACTTCCCGATCAAGCTTCATATGGACCACCTACGCCTCAGCCCAGG cccACGAAACAAGCACCCTTACCTCCAGTTCCTTCTTCGGGTAAGTCGAGACCACACCTAGAAATCTCAAATCCTATGCCATTGCGGCCGGCACCGCCCGTCTACAATGGCGCCAAAAGGGCGGCACCGCCGCGTCCCCGCGATCTGCCACCGGCGTTGCCACGACCTTCGGATACGTCTCCGTCGCCCGATCCTGCTAGCATAGGCAGTATGTCGTCATTACAAGACATCATTAAG GCAACAGAGGCGAAAAGCAGCCCCCGTCACTCAATCGCCAGCAACAACAGTTCGAATCTTTCCACCCCGCCATCGCCGCAGGCAGACCACCACAATAGTTCCAGTTACGACAGTTAA